The Pirellulales bacterium genome contains a region encoding:
- a CDS encoding BON domain-containing protein, which yields MPDSHALPVSDRELELHVISFLEGKHVPALRYLEVRAQAGVVTLTGRVYTFYEKQLCNQICRRVIGVRQLINEVDVIGTMPGAAVVA from the coding sequence ATGCCCGACTCGCACGCCTTGCCTGTAAGTGACCGGGAATTAGAACTTCACGTGATCAGCTTCTTGGAAGGCAAGCACGTTCCGGCGCTGCGGTATTTGGAAGTCCGGGCACAAGCAGGCGTCGTTACACTGACCGGCCGAGTTTATACCTTTTACGAAAAACAATTATGTAATCAAATTTGCCGCCGCGTAATAGGTGTGCGGCAGTTGATTAATGAAGTGGATGTCATTGGAACCATGCCTGGGGCTGCCGTTGTTGCCTAA
- a CDS encoding secretin N-terminal domain-containing protein, whose translation MKLTTIHVATLAVLMYGLSSAAYLLGEDAFPAATSPPPAVPAVPPGAATPTVAPTPGTPVPPSGAPYLVAPTTPMAPSVIPRPALLNDGGKKSEDELKILELKNADAETSAQQLRSLIPGNLTIVPDERTNSLIIRGKPEECAKAEALLLKLDQTETKNPTASAPARRGRSSVGPGAPATATLVAPNGATMSAGNGTLTIDGGKATISSGGGGGSSGTNSSAGRHKFEIHTFQLKHANSNDVYNSLMATFKEALSKPGAGANWNLSDDRHINDLIVTAPKEDFPQIDALITQLDSSDALQPASDALTDAAKQLSNASKRLSNTDAALQQAQTTQQLYNNLIQQVQSLPAAQQPQFEKVLKQFEETQRRLADQTAVQSQLREDMARRNQELRKRYEEQARRNTEDAEQMMKTQALQQRLNALANDIRTLTSKSGDAPSDQQKSEIEALKAKLKDTLSRQFDDQQKSESDELQQLRERLEKLEKEISDRAQSRNQVIQQRLNGLLSANRAALPNSGTMPVRITSPQLILDNVPGSGTLQLDASTPGTITLTQPVTISPATNDFQPASGKPTADPSSDQHDVDPATGEGQK comes from the coding sequence ATGAAACTTACAACGATTCACGTCGCCACGCTGGCCGTATTGATGTACGGCTTATCGTCTGCAGCCTATTTACTGGGCGAAGATGCTTTTCCAGCGGCAACATCGCCACCGCCGGCTGTTCCTGCGGTGCCTCCTGGCGCCGCAACGCCCACAGTTGCGCCCACACCTGGTACGCCAGTGCCCCCTTCGGGTGCGCCCTATCTCGTCGCTCCAACGACACCGATGGCTCCTTCTGTAATTCCCCGTCCAGCGCTCTTGAACGATGGCGGTAAAAAGTCAGAGGACGAGTTAAAAATTTTGGAATTGAAGAACGCCGATGCTGAAACCTCGGCGCAGCAATTACGCAGCCTGATCCCTGGCAATCTGACGATTGTTCCCGACGAGCGAACCAACTCGCTCATTATTCGCGGCAAGCCGGAAGAGTGCGCCAAGGCCGAAGCGCTGCTGCTGAAACTCGACCAAACCGAAACGAAAAACCCCACTGCCTCAGCACCAGCTCGAAGAGGGCGATCCTCAGTTGGCCCAGGCGCTCCCGCCACCGCAACATTAGTCGCGCCCAACGGAGCAACCATGAGCGCGGGGAACGGAACCCTTACCATCGACGGCGGTAAAGCAACGATTAGTTCCGGAGGAGGAGGAGGAAGCTCAGGCACAAATAGCTCGGCCGGCCGCCACAAATTCGAAATCCACACGTTTCAGCTGAAACATGCCAATTCCAACGACGTTTACAACTCGCTGATGGCGACATTCAAAGAAGCGTTGTCCAAACCCGGCGCGGGTGCCAACTGGAATTTATCGGATGACAGGCACATCAACGACCTGATCGTCACCGCACCCAAAGAAGATTTCCCGCAGATTGATGCCTTAATTACCCAGCTCGATAGTTCCGACGCTCTCCAGCCTGCCTCCGACGCTTTGACCGATGCCGCCAAGCAATTATCCAATGCCTCCAAACGATTATCCAACACCGATGCCGCACTCCAGCAGGCGCAAACCACCCAGCAGCTCTACAACAACCTGATTCAACAAGTTCAAAGTCTGCCTGCCGCCCAGCAACCGCAGTTCGAAAAGGTGTTGAAGCAATTTGAGGAAACGCAGCGCCGGCTTGCTGACCAAACCGCAGTACAATCGCAACTACGTGAAGACATGGCTCGGCGGAACCAGGAATTACGCAAACGCTACGAGGAACAAGCGCGGCGCAACACCGAAGATGCCGAGCAAATGATGAAAACCCAGGCCTTGCAGCAGCGTCTTAACGCCCTGGCCAACGATATTCGCACGTTAACCAGCAAGTCCGGCGACGCTCCTTCCGATCAACAAAAATCCGAGATCGAGGCCCTCAAAGCAAAATTGAAAGACACACTTTCCCGGCAATTCGACGATCAGCAAAAAAGCGAATCGGACGAACTTCAGCAACTGCGCGAGCGGCTGGAGAAACTCGAAAAGGAAATTTCCGACCGCGCCCAAAGCCGCAACCAAGTTATCCAGCAGCGGCTCAATGGTTTGCTTTCCGCCAACAGGGCGGCACTGCCGAATTCCGGCACCATGCCCGTCAGGATAACCTCGCCGCAACTGATTCTGGATAACGTTCCAGGCAGTGGCACATTGCAACTCGATGCTAGCACGCCAGGAACCATTACCCTTACGCAGCCCGTAACCATCAGTCCAGCCACGAATGATTTCCAGCCAGCCAGCGGCAAACCGACGGCGGACCCCAGTTCCGATCAGCATGATGTCGACCCCGCGACAGGCGAAGGACAGAAATAA